The Rahnella aquatilis CIP 78.65 = ATCC 33071 genomic sequence ATCAGATTTATCCTGATTTCCATATGCGTCTACAAACGCCGTGAGGCTGTTTAAATCTTTCTGTAGTGCTACGAGGTCTGTTACTAATAGATCGTCTGTAACCCTTTCTACGTAGCTTGTATTAGCCATTAGGTAATCAGTGTGTAATTCTGCTTTTGTTTTTTCTGCCATTTTATTTCCTTATAAGTTTTTATAAAATTCTCCGGTAGCACGTAGTCCATACTTTTTATCCAAATGTGTGTAACTTGCCGTGGTTCCCTTCTGTTCTTTGTATTTAGTCATATAGTCCCTGATTACCTCCCTGAGTTCATTACCTATCGTGGGACTATCACTAAGTGGGGATTTCTTGATAGTGTTATAAAGTCCGTTTGACTTCCCGTAAGGGACTGGCAAAAAACGCAAGTATGATCTTATTATTGGTTTTACATAGACTAACGACCAAAGGGAGTTAGGCTATATAAGACTGGAAATATGTAAATAATTTAATTAAGAGAATTATTTTTGTTAGTCAAGTTAGTTTTTAATGTACATAGTTCTCACAATGGCATTAACACAGCAGATATAGAGGTATAATACGGCCTTCAGCCCTATACACAGTACAATAATTAAGCGCTAAAAACGCCCCATTGTGAGCACATAACGGCTATTGTGAGAATGATTAGTTCTCATAATAAAGTACAATAATGAGAATGAAATCATTACTTTCATTCTCAGATTCGGCAATCATTGCCTCTAAACGCTTTATCATTTTTTGTGCGGATAATCCTGCATCTTGTCCATTTCATAGTGCTGTACTGGTGATAGGTAGTACATTCCCTCTTCTTTCTTTTTGGAAACGCCGAAGCTCCCCCTTAGTGAAATTGTGTCCCTTATAGGCAGACTTCCCTAAATCACTTTCCAGCAATTCGTAGTCATTTGGATCAAGCTCATAACCTAAGCCAGCAGGCAGGGACGCTTCAGAAAGAAAATCCATTACAGTGTTAATCTGACGCTCAATCCCATAACCCGCTTGCTGCTGCAAGCTACTGATACGAGTGTATAAATAAGACTTAATTTTTTTATCGCCATTTTTTTTACCCTCGGCAAACTTGGTCTATCCTTCACTAATCATCCAAAATGATTACAGGAGAAAGTATGTCATTATACGCGACGCTGGAAGAAGCTATTGATGCCGCCCGCGAAGAATTCCTTGAAGCCGCGCAGGATCGGATCCATGACGACGAAGAGCCAATTCCGGACCAGTTTAATCTGCAGAAATACATCATGCAGGATGGCGACGTGATGTGGCAGGCAGAATTCCTCAACGGTGAAGGGGATTCCATCGAGGCCCTGACGTTCCGCAGCGGGGCGGCGGCGCAGGCCATCTTTGATGAGGATTATGATCTGATTGAGCTTGAAGAAGAGTGGCAGGAAGAAGCCACGCTGTATGAATGGGATGAAGGTGAGTACCAGCATGAACCCCCGCTGGATACTGAAGAAGGTAAAGCGGCAGTTGAAGAATGGGACGATGAAGACGAATATCCGGGTCGTGATATCGACTAAGTTATTCTATTCATAAGGCCCGTGGCGGGCGTCAACCGGCAGCATGAAAGTGTCGACAATCATCGACAGCGGGACATCGATGACAGTGACATAACGCCACGGGCTGTCCCGTAAATCCCACTGCACACCGGGATAATACTGGTTGCCATGCCCTTGTCCCGGCACGGTCCGGCTGATAATACTGCCACAGCCGGTCAGTAGCGTCGCCAGTAAAGCCAGCACACATCCGCGAAAAACAACCCGATTAATCACTCACCCAACCTGTCGATTCAATTCAAAAGAAGCCCATTCAGGAGCGCTGACAGCTTATCACGCACAGCGTCTGCCTTATGTTAAGGCAAGGTAAAAATCCTGCGCTACCGGCTAAAGAGTAACCCGCTTTCATCACAAAGAAAACGGGCAGCATGTTTTCACATACTGCCCGTTTTTTATTCACTCAATGTCATGATCAGGCGGATTTAACTTCCAGCGTCTGAGTGACAGGGAATGCCTGTACATTGCGAGGTAGTTTCTCGTAGTAATCACTCCAGACCTGCTGATCCGGTTGCGTCCACACCGCAGAGTGTAAACGCGCCATCAGCACCGGATCACTCAGCAGGATCAGACGATCCGCCTTGCCCAGATCCTTAGGACCGGTTTTCAGCGCATGCTCCAGATGAGCACGACGGCCGTTTTCTACCGTTTCACGCAACAGGTGACGGGATGTTGCCATCGCCGTGGCCAGTGCGTTGAAGCCCGGATCGAAGACCGCATGCATAAAGCCATTTTGCAGCTTACGCGAACGGTTCAGCGTCAGGTATTCCTCGGTAGCCACCAGTTCACGTGGAGGATCGTATTCTTCCGGGATCAGGAACAGTTTGGCCTTCTTACTCTTAATCCCCAGCGTTGCACGGCTCGACAGTACGGAGACGATTGGCGACAGGATCAGGGAGAAGACGATTGGCGCAAGCCACCACAGGAAACGCAAGTCCAGCCACGCCATACCGGCAGCCCAGACCGCACCCAGCAACAGCTGAGAACCGTGACGTTTAAAGGCTTCGCCCCACGGCGTATCATCATCATCACGCTGCGGTGAGTTCCAGACCACTTCCCACCCCAGAAACGCGCTGACCACGAAGACGGTGTGGAACAACATACGCACCGGTGCCAGCAATACTGAGAACAGCATTTCGAGGAACATGGAAATCAGCAGACGGAATGCACCACCAAACTGTTTCGCTCCCTTCGCCCAGATGAGCACAATACTCAGCAGTTTTGGCAGGAACAGCAACACCATGGTCGTCGAGAACAAGGCTATCGCCAGTTCAGGACGCCACTGCGGCCACACCGGGAACAACTGACGGGGTTGCAGGAAATACTGTGGCTCCATCAGCGTGTGCACGACCTGCAATGCGGTAGACAAGGCCAGGAAGGTAAACCACAACGGTGCCGACAGGTAAGACATCACACCGGTCAGGAACACCGCACGGTGAACCGGGTGCATTCCTTTCACCAGGAACAGGCGGAAGTTCATCAGGTTACCGTGGCACCAGCGACGGTCACGTTTCAGCTCGTCGAGCAGGTTCGGTGGCAACTCTTCATAACTGCCCGGCAGATCATAAGCAATCCACACGCCCCAGCCCGCACGACGCATCAGCGCAGCTTCCACAAAGTCGTGAGACATGATGGAACCGGCAAAGGAACCTTCACCGGGCAATGGCGCAAGCGCACAGTGCTCAATAAACGGTTTCACACGGATAATGGCGTTATGGCCCCAGTAATGGGATTCGCCCAACTGCCAGAAATGCAGACCGGCGGTAAACAGCGGGCCGTAAACACGGGTCGCAAATTGCTGGCAACGTGCATACAGCGTATCCATACCTGACGCTTTTGGCGCAGACTGAATAATACCGGCATTCGGGTTGGCATCCATCAGACGGGCCAGACCGGTCAGACATTCACCACTCATGACGCTGTCGGCATCGAGAATAACCATATAGGCATATTCCCCGCCCCAGCGACGGCACCAGTCATCAATGTTACCGCTTTTACGTTTCACACGACGGCGGCGGCGGCGATAGAAAATACGTCCATGACCTTCAACGTCGCGGCACACTTCCATCCAGGCTTTTTGTTCCGCTACGCAGATATCCGGATCGTAACTGTCACTCAGCACGTAGATATCAAACTGATCCAAATCTCCCGTCGCTTTGACTGATTCATACGTTGCACGCAGGCCCGCGAAAACGCGCTCCACGTCTTCGTTACAAATCGGCATGATCAATGCGGTACGGTTGTTCGGATTCAGCGGCTCATTACCTTTCGTCGAAGCGGTAATGCTGTATTTGTCCCGACCAATGAGCAATTGTAAAAAGCCCATCAGTGCCGTCCAGAAACCGGCCGACACCCAACAGAACAGAATGGCGAACAGCACCAGGATCCCGGTCTGTAAGACGTAAGGCAGCAATTGCAGAACCGACTGTTGCCAGTCCTGGTTCAACATATCGCTGGGATCGATGAGCGCCCAACCCTGATACGGCAGAATGGTTTTCATATACCAGGTGGCGATCGCCGTCTGCACCAGCATCAGAACCAGCAGGATATAACGACGCACAGAACCGGCATGACGCCAGCGTTTTTCCGACTCGGGCATTTCTGATGTGGCGTGACGCGAAACTGCGCTGCGCCCCATCAGGTTGTCCCAGAAACGCCCGACCGGGTTGGTGCGCCAGACATCAGGGAACATGCTGGAACGTTTAACCGGTGGCATGGCGCTGGCAATCGTGCGCCCTTCATTATCGACTTCGTCTAACGTGCCCTTTTCAAGGGCATCAGGCCAGCTTGCGCCGACGCGGGCTTTCACTGACACCAAGGGCGCATCAGGATTGGCCGCATCAACCGTGGTCGTCACATCACCGCCTAAGCGGTGATGTACGGTAGCAAAAGCCTGCTCCGGCTCAGCGGGAAGCTGCTGAGAGAGCGCCGCTTTCTGTTCATCAGTAAGCGGCAAAGCTTCTACATAATCTTGAGTAGAGTGCGTTGACTTATTCATTTGCAGGCAGCTGATAGCTCCAGGTTTCACTCAGAGTTTTATCGCCATTGGCCAGAGAAGCGCGCATTTCGATCGCCTTCTTAGGATCCTTCACTTTCAGGCGCAGCGTCAGACGCCAGCCTTTCGTTACAGGATTATAGCGTACGGAGTTTTCAACCAGATCACCGTTGTCGCCCACGCTGACCTGAGATACCACCGGCGTGTCGCTCTTCAGTGCTTTCAGGTTTGGACCGACGAAGTCGACCAGGAAAGCCACGCTGCCATCTGGTTCACGGATCAGATTCGACTGTTTCACATCACCAGTAGAGCGCATGGTACGTTCAACCCACGCCAGATCAGGAGAGTGCAATTTCTCTTCTTCACGGGTGAAATGTAAACGATAGTTCAGGCTCAGCGGTTTACCCGCATCAGGCAGTTGATCAGGGGTCCAGAATGCCACAACATTGTCGTTGGTTTCATCCGCAGTCGGGATTTCTACCAGCTCAACTTTTCCTTTACCCCAGTCGCCTTTGGTCTCAACCCAGCCGCTCGGACGCAGGTCATAACGATCATCCAGGTCTTCAAAGTTAGAGAAACTGCGACCACGTTGCAGCAGACCGAAGCCTTTCGGGTTCTCCATAGAGAACTGGCTGACGGCAAGGTGTTTCGGATTATTCAGCGGACGCCAGATCCATTCACCGTTACCGGCGTGGATAGACAGACCGTTGGAATCATGCAGCGCCGGACGGTAGTTCAGCACCGGCGAAGGCTGGTTTGCGCCAAACAGGAACATGCTGGTTAAAGGAGCCACGCCCAGTTTGCCGACTTTATCGCGCAGATAAACCTGAGACTGCACGTCAACCGTTGCTTCTTTACCCGGATAAACGTCCAGACGATAAGCACCGGTCGCACGCGGGGAATCCAGCAAAGCATAAATGACTAAATGCTTTTCATCCGGATTAGGACGTTCGATCCAGAATTCACGAAAACGTGGAAACTCTTCGCCGGAAGCCAGTGCAGTGTCGATCGCCAGACCACGGGCAGACAAGCCATAAACCTGGCCTTTACCGATGACGCGGAAGTAGCTGGCACCCAGCACACTCATAATTTCATCATCTTTGTCGGCTTTATTAATGGGATAAAGCACTTTGAAGCCGGCAAAGCCGAGATTTTTCACTGAGTCAGCGTCATGCTTGACGTTGCCAAAGTTGAAGTAGTCCGGGCTGTATTTGATTTCTTTGACTGAATCAGCCGTCACTTCGTTGATTTTCACCGGAGTGTCGAAGTACATCCCCTGATGGTAAAACTCAAGCTTGAAAGGCGTATTCAGGTTTTTCCAGTACGCTTTGTCATGATTGAATTGAATTTGTTGGTAATCTGCGAATTTGAGATCGCGGAACTGAGACGGAAGATTGCTTTTCGGCGCTTCGTAACCTTTATCGGCTAACGCCTTCGCTTGTTTGGCAACATCATCTATAGAAAAAGCCCAGGCAGATGAGGTGAACATGGTCATCAACACTGCGGCACTTAGCAAACGGACTTTGATCATACGTGACCCTATGGAAAAATTTTTATCCGACACCTTGTCTCCTTTATGCGCGCTTCATTCATTGTAACTATTTTAAGGGAAGTGTCAGGTTTCCGACAACTTGAGCAGTCGATGGTTCATCCATTGATGAACCGTTTAAGCGCAACAGGGTACAAGGATATCAATTCGTTGAAACTCCGGCTATGGAAACTTGTCCTATAACAAAGCATGTTTTAAGGTTAGAAACTAAACTAATGTCAACGATGGTCATTTTTGCTTACGTGCGAAATTAGCCTTAAAGACAAATTACGCTCTAAAATTAGGATGAGCTACTTACAACGGATACGTAATGACACAGCCAAAACCACAACGTGAGTTTTTCTTAGACTCCATCCGCGCATATTTGATGCTGCTGGGTATTCCTTTCCATATATCATTGATTTACTCCAGCCATATCTGGGCGGTAAACAGTGCAATACCCTCTGACGGCCTGACGATATTCAATGATGTTATCCATGCCTTCCGTATGCAGGTATTCTTTGTTATCTCCGGCTATTTCTCTTATATGCTGTATGAGCGCTATGACCCGCAGCAGTGGCTGAAGGTGCGCCTGGAGCGGGTCGCCATTCCGCTGGCGGCAGCCTTCCCGCTGATCACGATCCCACAACTCTATTTCCTGATGAAATTCACCAGCAAATTTTCTGACTGGAATAATCTGGATTTTTATCAAAAAATTAACGTTACCGTCTGGGAACTGGTCTCGCATTTATGGTTCCTGTTAACCCTGGTCATTCTCACCAGCATTTGCTTTTACCTTTTCAAATTTATTAAAGAAATTAAGACTAGTCGTATTCAAATAATAAAAAGCCGGACAAACAGCTTAGGAAAACTCTCAATTATATTTCTTTTTATCGGTTTAATTTACGCGGCATTTAACAGAAGCCTGTATCTTTTCGCACCGAATTTACTTTCCAATGGTGCGTTTAATTTCATCGTCATGCAGACGTTGTTTTATCTGCCGTTTTTCATCCTGGGCGCACTTGCTTATAAATTCTCCTGGCTGAAAGAACTGTTTCTGAAACCGTCGGCCACCGCCGGGGTAGTCAGCATTTTCCTGTTCGCCGCTTACATGTTCAATCAACATGTCAATACACCACAACTGTACTCGATGGAAATCGATGCCATTATCACCACCCTGCTCGGGTTCCTGATGGTCAATGTGGTGTTTTCATTCAGCCATTATTTACTGAATTTCCAGGCACCGTGGATCACCTATCTGGTCAACTCGTCCTTGTTTATCTATCTGATCCATCACCCTTTAACGCTGATTTATGGTGCGTTTATTACACCGAAAATTCACAGCGACTGGCTGGGATTCTGGCTGGGGCTGGTGTTTGTATTCGGTATCGCCTTTTTGCTGTATGAAGTGCATAAACGCATCCCGATCCTGCGGTTCCTGTTCTCAGGCAAACCACAGCATCCGGCGAAAAAAGCGCCTTCAGATGCCAATCAGCCACAAAATCAGACATCCTGAACCTGATTAAGCACGCATAAAAAAGGCGACCCGGCATCAACAGGGTCGCCTTTTTGTTGCAAAATGCGTCGGTCAGCGTGTCGTTGTGTGGATCGTAGGGATCACTGACATGCCGACTTTCAGACGTTTCACATCCGGCTGATTGCTGTCGAGCACGATTTTAACCGCCAGACGCTGCACCACTTTGGTGTAATTGCCGGTGGCATTGTCAGGAGAGATCGGCGAAAACGTCACGCCGGTGGCAGGCGAAATACTGTCCACCTTGCCTTTCAGTACCACTCCCGGCAAGGCATCGACTTTGATATCCACCGGCTGCTGCGGCTGCACATCGCCCAGCTGGGTTTCCAGATAATTCGCCACGATGTAAGCACTTTTCAACGGCACGACAACCAGAACGCGCGTGCCGGCGGCCACATATCCGCCAATACGCAGCGAACGCTGGCCGACGACGCCATCCACCGGCGCTGTAATTTCGGTATAAGAAAGATTCAGCTTCGCCTGCGCCAGTGCCGTTGCAGCTGAATCGATGGCCGCTTTCGCTTCTGCCTGTTCCGCTTTCAGTACATCAATCTGCTTTTCAGCGCCCAGAGCCGCAGCCATATCACTCTGCTGCGCAGCCAGTCTGGAACGTAAATTGGCATCAGACTCATCACGGGCATCGGCCGTGCCGGAGCCATTTTGCAGCAGGCGTTTATAACGGTCAGCACTCTGACGCGCATAAGCAATACTGGCTGCGTCGGCATTAACCAGCGCCTGTGCCTGCAAGATAGTCTGTTGTTGTTTCGCCAGTTGCGCGGTCAGGCTGAGCATCTGTGCATTCGCGGTTTCCAGATTGGCTTCTGCCGTCAGTACCGCATTGCGATAATCACGATCGTCGATTCGGGCAAGCACATCACCGGCCTTCACCGTCTGGTTATCCTGGACATAAACATCGGCAATGGTGCCGGAAATTCGCGGCGCGACCAGCGTGGAGTCAGCAGAAACAAAGGCATCATCAGTGACCGGTTGCGTGTTTCCGCTAAGTATCCGCAAGGCGATGACAACCAGCAATATCACTACCACAGCAGCACACAGCCAGCTCAGGCGGACAGGTGAGGTTTTTATCATAATGTTGTTCTCTCGTACTTTTCAGAGTGGAATACCACTGTTAATGGTGATGCGATATTCAGGGACGTTTAACCAGGGACTGAGGCGGATAGGTGCGTTTAGGCAAAATGGCGACCAGCAATATCAGGGAGAATGCCAGCCCGATGATCACCATGTAGGCGTCCGATATTCCCAGCACCAGCGCCTGCTGTCTCACCCCTTTAGAAAACCGGGTGAGGACTTCTGTCGAAATCTCCGTGCCACTGCCGTTCAGCGGGGCCAGGAAGCTGCTGTCGCCGCCATAAGGCTGGGAGAGCAGGTAACTCACGCTACCGGCGTGATTGAGCAAAACATTGGAATGAAATTGCTCGCGGTGGCTGACAAAAACGGCCAGCAGAGAACCGCCCGTCACGCTGCCCAGCCCGCGGGTCGTATTAAACATCGCCGAGGCAAAAGGCCCTTCCTGTGGCTGTACCACACTGGTCGCGCTCATCAGGATCGGCAATACCGCCATCGGTTGCCCGAAAGCCTGCATAACCTGAATCAGATAGAAATTGTCGCGCGCCCAGGTGCCGGTAAGTTGCGTTCCCCAATAACAGGAAAAACCCACCAGCCCTAAACCACAGGCCAGCACCCAGCGGCTGTCAATCCAGCGCATGGTCAGCACAAAAGCGATAAGCGGGGCGAGTAATAACTGCGGTAAACCGATAGTCAGCGCCAGCGGTCCGACCTGTACGGCACGAAATCCTCCGACCTGCTCCATATAACTGGCTGGCAAAGCAGAACCGGATAAGAAGAGAAACATCAGGGCGAACAGCGTGATTAACCCGTGCGCCAGATTATGTCTTCTCAGCATTTGTAATTTGAACAAGGGCAACGGGTGATGCCATTCGTTGACCAGGAAAACAGTCAGTAAGCCAAGCGCCGTGAAAAACATCAGCGTAATCAGCGGGGAACTGAACCAGTCGAGGCGTTCCCCCTGCTGCAAGGCCAGCAGCAGTAAAGTTACCCCGCTCGTGCCGGTCAGCATGCCGACGACATCCATTTGCCGGAAACGCTCAAAACGCGGCGGATCCTGCGGCAGCCCGTGGGCGATCATCACTACCGCCAGCAGACAGGGTGGGATCACCTGCCAGAACACCCACTCCCAGCCAACATAATCGGTCCAGATGGCCGCCAGTGAAGTCGCCATATTGGGCCCAAACGTGGCCGTCAGCGCATAAGCACTCAGTCCGTATAACTTGTATTGCGGCGGCATAAAACGCAGGGCTGACGTCATCAGTAACGGTGGCAAAGCGCCACCAAAAATGCCCTGGACTGCACGCAGTGCAATGAATACCGGCAAATTCGGGGCATAGGGCAAAATGGCGGCGAGGAGCACAAAACTCAGCGTCACAAACACGGTGAAAC encodes the following:
- a CDS encoding YceK/YidQ family lipoprotein, with product MINRVVFRGCVLALLATLLTGCGSIISRTVPGQGHGNQYYPGVQWDLRDSPWRYVTVIDVPLSMIVDTFMLPVDARHGPYE
- the mdoH gene encoding glucans biosynthesis glucosyltransferase MdoH, which encodes MNKSTHSTQDYVEALPLTDEQKAALSQQLPAEPEQAFATVHHRLGGDVTTTVDAANPDAPLVSVKARVGASWPDALEKGTLDEVDNEGRTIASAMPPVKRSSMFPDVWRTNPVGRFWDNLMGRSAVSRHATSEMPESEKRWRHAGSVRRYILLVLMLVQTAIATWYMKTILPYQGWALIDPSDMLNQDWQQSVLQLLPYVLQTGILVLFAILFCWVSAGFWTALMGFLQLLIGRDKYSITASTKGNEPLNPNNRTALIMPICNEDVERVFAGLRATYESVKATGDLDQFDIYVLSDSYDPDICVAEQKAWMEVCRDVEGHGRIFYRRRRRRVKRKSGNIDDWCRRWGGEYAYMVILDADSVMSGECLTGLARLMDANPNAGIIQSAPKASGMDTLYARCQQFATRVYGPLFTAGLHFWQLGESHYWGHNAIIRVKPFIEHCALAPLPGEGSFAGSIMSHDFVEAALMRRAGWGVWIAYDLPGSYEELPPNLLDELKRDRRWCHGNLMNFRLFLVKGMHPVHRAVFLTGVMSYLSAPLWFTFLALSTALQVVHTLMEPQYFLQPRQLFPVWPQWRPELAIALFSTTMVLLFLPKLLSIVLIWAKGAKQFGGAFRLLISMFLEMLFSVLLAPVRMLFHTVFVVSAFLGWEVVWNSPQRDDDDTPWGEAFKRHGSQLLLGAVWAAGMAWLDLRFLWWLAPIVFSLILSPIVSVLSSRATLGIKSKKAKLFLIPEEYDPPRELVATEEYLTLNRSRKLQNGFMHAVFDPGFNALATAMATSRHLLRETVENGRRAHLEHALKTGPKDLGKADRLILLSDPVLMARLHSAVWTQPDQQVWSDYYEKLPRNVQAFPVTQTLEVKSA
- a CDS encoding MysB family protein, with protein sequence MSLYATLEEAIDAAREEFLEAAQDRIHDDEEPIPDQFNLQKYIMQDGDVMWQAEFLNGEGDSIEALTFRSGAAAQAIFDEDYDLIELEEEWQEEATLYEWDEGEYQHEPPLDTEEGKAAVEEWDDEDEYPGRDID
- a CDS encoding glucan biosynthesis protein G; the encoded protein is MIKVRLLSAAVLMTMFTSSAWAFSIDDVAKQAKALADKGYEAPKSNLPSQFRDLKFADYQQIQFNHDKAYWKNLNTPFKLEFYHQGMYFDTPVKINEVTADSVKEIKYSPDYFNFGNVKHDADSVKNLGFAGFKVLYPINKADKDDEIMSVLGASYFRVIGKGQVYGLSARGLAIDTALASGEEFPRFREFWIERPNPDEKHLVIYALLDSPRATGAYRLDVYPGKEATVDVQSQVYLRDKVGKLGVAPLTSMFLFGANQPSPVLNYRPALHDSNGLSIHAGNGEWIWRPLNNPKHLAVSQFSMENPKGFGLLQRGRSFSNFEDLDDRYDLRPSGWVETKGDWGKGKVELVEIPTADETNDNVVAFWTPDQLPDAGKPLSLNYRLHFTREEEKLHSPDLAWVERTMRSTGDVKQSNLIREPDGSVAFLVDFVGPNLKALKSDTPVVSQVSVGDNGDLVENSVRYNPVTKGWRLTLRLKVKDPKKAIEMRASLANGDKTLSETWSYQLPANE
- a CDS encoding HlyD family secretion protein → MIKTSPVRLSWLCAAVVVILLVVIALRILSGNTQPVTDDAFVSADSTLVAPRISGTIADVYVQDNQTVKAGDVLARIDDRDYRNAVLTAEANLETANAQMLSLTAQLAKQQQTILQAQALVNADAASIAYARQSADRYKRLLQNGSGTADARDESDANLRSRLAAQQSDMAAALGAEKQIDVLKAEQAEAKAAIDSAATALAQAKLNLSYTEITAPVDGVVGQRSLRIGGYVAAGTRVLVVVPLKSAYIVANYLETQLGDVQPQQPVDIKVDALPGVVLKGKVDSISPATGVTFSPISPDNATGNYTKVVQRLAVKIVLDSNQPDVKRLKVGMSVIPTIHTTTR
- the mdoC gene encoding glucans biosynthesis protein MdoC; this translates as MTQPKPQREFFLDSIRAYLMLLGIPFHISLIYSSHIWAVNSAIPSDGLTIFNDVIHAFRMQVFFVISGYFSYMLYERYDPQQWLKVRLERVAIPLAAAFPLITIPQLYFLMKFTSKFSDWNNLDFYQKINVTVWELVSHLWFLLTLVILTSICFYLFKFIKEIKTSRIQIIKSRTNSLGKLSIIFLFIGLIYAAFNRSLYLFAPNLLSNGAFNFIVMQTLFYLPFFILGALAYKFSWLKELFLKPSATAGVVSIFLFAAYMFNQHVNTPQLYSMEIDAIITTLLGFLMVNVVFSFSHYLLNFQAPWITYLVNSSLFIYLIHHPLTLIYGAFITPKIHSDWLGFWLGLVFVFGIAFLLYEVHKRIPILRFLFSGKPQHPAKKAPSDANQPQNQTS
- a CDS encoding MFS transporter, translated to MNQTITMGPAAALPVPPPFTLRLVIGLLGVLIASLCSGLNDRVTDIALADVRGALSISTDEGSWLIGAYQAAEVSAMMLAPWFAMTFSLRRFTVFVTLSFVLLAAILPYAPNLPVFIALRAVQGIFGGALPPLLMTSALRFMPPQYKLYGLSAYALTATFGPNMATSLAAIWTDYVGWEWVFWQVIPPCLLAVVMIAHGLPQDPPRFERFRQMDVVGMLTGTSGVTLLLLALQQGERLDWFSSPLITLMFFTALGLLTVFLVNEWHHPLPLFKLQMLRRHNLAHGLITLFALMFLFLSGSALPASYMEQVGGFRAVQVGPLALTIGLPQLLLAPLIAFVLTMRWIDSRWVLACGLGLVGFSCYWGTQLTGTWARDNFYLIQVMQAFGQPMAVLPILMSATSVVQPQEGPFASAMFNTTRGLGSVTGGSLLAVFVSHREQFHSNVLLNHAGSVSYLLSQPYGGDSSFLAPLNGSGTEISTEVLTRFSKGVRQQALVLGISDAYMVIIGLAFSLILLVAILPKRTYPPQSLVKRP